A single window of Echinimonas agarilytica DNA harbors:
- a CDS encoding DUF3581 family protein: protein MFLDSFHQRQNDIARISAEQACAFAKTVAGDFNPIHDADAKRFCVPGDLMFALVLQEYGLSENMTFHFEGMLGPDKPIALPQQTSSEILLKDAESDKVYLRVERSGESRPCKALAETLSRSYVEFSGHNFPHILVPLMRQNGVMINPQRPLVMYEKMSFTLSRLDFTDPVLTLGETTLSVDGKRGDARLHFEIHCKGEHVGHGQKKLLLSGLRPFCADQIQKMEDDYEARKQQFVKK, encoded by the coding sequence ATGTTTTTAGATTCATTTCACCAGCGTCAAAATGATATTGCTCGGATATCGGCTGAGCAGGCATGCGCATTTGCCAAAACTGTTGCCGGCGATTTCAACCCGATCCATGATGCCGACGCAAAACGCTTCTGTGTTCCTGGCGATCTCATGTTCGCTTTGGTTCTGCAAGAATATGGCCTCAGCGAAAACATGACATTCCATTTTGAAGGGATGTTAGGCCCAGATAAGCCCATCGCATTGCCACAACAAACGTCATCTGAAATACTGCTCAAGGATGCTGAATCTGACAAGGTGTACTTGCGTGTAGAACGCTCGGGAGAGTCACGTCCATGCAAGGCGCTTGCCGAAACGTTATCACGCAGTTACGTTGAATTTTCTGGGCACAATTTCCCACACATTTTGGTGCCTTTAATGCGCCAAAACGGCGTTATGATCAATCCTCAACGCCCGCTTGTGATGTACGAGAAAATGTCATTTACCTTGAGCCGATTAGATTTCACCGATCCGGTGCTCACACTCGGGGAAACTACGCTATCAGTGGACGGCAAACGCGGTGATGCCCGGCTTCACTTTGAAATACACTGCAAAGGCGAGCATGTAGGCCACGGCCAGAAAAAACTACTGCTTAGCGGTCTTCGCCCTTTCTGTGCGGATCAGATCCAAAAAATGGAAGATGACTACGAAGCGCGTAAGCAACAATTCGTGAAAAAATAA
- a CDS encoding acetolactate synthase 3 large subunit, producing the protein MEQLSGAEMVVRTLKDLGIKHLFGYPGGSVLDIYDALFQHGDIEHVLVRHEQAAVHMADGYARSTGEVGACLVTSGPGATNTITGIATAYMDSIPLVVLSGQVPTHFIGDDAFQETDMIGCSRPIVKHSFLVKKAEDIPEAIRKAFYIASTGRPGPVVVDLPKDIQNPALKFPYKFPEEVSMRSYNPTTRGHSRQIKKAFQAIVEAKRPIVYVGGGAVACDAQDKVTEFVETLNLPCTNTLMGLGSLSGEHPQFVGMLGMHGTLEANKSMHNSDLIVALGARFDDRVTNNVAKFCPDAQIVHVDIDPTSISKTVGAHIPIVGAIDTVLDQFLELIRGSDERPDPQALAAWWDEIEQWRSKECLKYEASDSLIKPQFAIETLYKVTQGDAYVSSDVGQHQMFAALYYKYKKQRQWINSGGLGTMGFGLPAAMGVQMAHPDAMVACVTGDGSIQMNIQELSTCMQYNIPVKIISLNNAALGMVKQWQEMFYSGRHSHSYMESMPDFVKLAESYGHVGMRVDDPSKLEAAMTEAFAMKDRLVFMDIRIDPGEHVYPMQIKFGSMDDMWLSKTERT; encoded by the coding sequence GTGGAACAATTATCAGGCGCCGAGATGGTTGTAAGAACCCTCAAAGATCTCGGCATTAAACATCTATTCGGCTACCCAGGTGGCTCAGTTCTCGATATTTATGATGCACTGTTTCAACACGGTGACATTGAGCATGTGTTGGTACGCCATGAACAGGCCGCAGTCCACATGGCTGATGGCTATGCGCGTTCTACCGGTGAAGTTGGTGCATGTCTTGTGACTTCAGGTCCAGGTGCAACCAATACCATTACTGGTATTGCAACAGCGTACATGGATTCAATTCCGCTGGTTGTTTTGTCAGGACAAGTTCCGACGCATTTCATCGGCGACGATGCATTCCAAGAAACAGACATGATTGGCTGCTCACGCCCGATCGTAAAACACAGTTTTTTGGTGAAAAAAGCAGAAGACATTCCAGAAGCCATCCGCAAAGCTTTTTATATTGCTTCTACCGGACGGCCTGGACCAGTTGTGGTTGACTTGCCCAAAGATATTCAAAATCCAGCGCTGAAATTTCCTTATAAGTTTCCAGAAGAAGTTTCAATGCGCTCATACAACCCGACAACCCGCGGTCATTCTCGTCAAATCAAAAAAGCATTCCAAGCGATTGTTGAAGCGAAGCGACCTATCGTTTATGTCGGTGGTGGTGCAGTCGCCTGTGATGCGCAAGACAAGGTGACTGAATTTGTTGAAACCTTGAATTTGCCGTGTACCAACACACTCATGGGGCTTGGCTCTTTGTCGGGGGAACACCCGCAGTTCGTTGGCATGCTCGGAATGCACGGTACGTTAGAAGCGAATAAGTCGATGCATAACTCGGACTTAATTGTGGCACTGGGTGCTCGGTTTGATGATCGGGTGACCAACAATGTGGCTAAGTTCTGTCCCGACGCTCAAATTGTGCATGTGGACATCGACCCGACTAGCATTTCAAAAACAGTGGGAGCACACATTCCTATCGTTGGCGCAATTGATACCGTGCTCGATCAATTTTTAGAGTTGATTCGCGGAAGCGATGAACGCCCAGATCCACAAGCCTTGGCTGCATGGTGGGATGAAATTGAACAGTGGCGATCAAAAGAATGCTTGAAGTATGAAGCGTCAGACTCGTTGATTAAGCCTCAATTTGCTATCGAAACCTTGTACAAGGTGACTCAAGGTGATGCATATGTGTCATCTGATGTAGGCCAGCATCAAATGTTTGCGGCCTTGTATTACAAGTATAAGAAGCAGCGTCAGTGGATCAACTCCGGAGGCTTAGGCACCATGGGCTTTGGCCTTCCAGCCGCGATGGGGGTGCAGATGGCGCACCCTGATGCAATGGTGGCATGTGTGACAGGTGATGGTTCAATTCAAATGAACATCCAAGAGTTATCCACCTGTATGCAGTACAACATTCCAGTGAAAATTATTTCATTGAATAATGCTGCATTAGGCATGGTGAAACAGTGGCAAGAAATGTTCTATTCGGGTCGCCATTCTCATTCTTATATGGAATCAATGCCTGACTTTGTGAAACTTGCAGAATCTTATGGTCATGTGGGAATGCGTGTTGATGATCCGAGCAAACTCGAAGCGGCAATGACTGAAGCATTTGCGATGAAAGATCGTTTGGTGTTTATGGATATCCGTATCGACCCAGGTGAACACGTTTATCCAATGCAGATTAAATTTGGATCAATGGACGACATGTGGTTGTCAAAAACGGAGCGCACCTGA
- the ilvN gene encoding acetolactate synthase small subunit translates to MRRILSILLENEPGALSRIVGLFSQRGYNIESLTVAPTDDPTLSRISITTMGDDHVIEQITKQVNKLVDVLKVADLTDGAHIERELMLAKLKANGNSIREELKRTADIFRGQIVDVTNSVYTVQLTGPSEKLDAFISAVRESTEIIEIVRTGVAGIARGERALRQ, encoded by the coding sequence ATGAGACGTATTCTTTCAATCCTTTTGGAAAATGAGCCAGGCGCACTGTCTCGCATTGTGGGTCTCTTTTCTCAGCGTGGTTACAACATTGAATCGCTCACTGTTGCGCCAACCGATGATCCGACCTTGTCACGTATCTCCATCACCACCATGGGTGATGATCATGTGATTGAACAAATCACCAAGCAAGTGAATAAGCTTGTTGATGTGTTGAAAGTGGCAGACTTGACTGACGGTGCTCATATTGAGCGCGAATTAATGTTGGCTAAACTCAAAGCCAATGGCAACAGCATTCGTGAAGAGCTCAAGCGCACAGCAGATATATTCCGTGGACAAATAGTCGATGTAACCAACTCTGTTTATACGGTTCAATTGACAGGGCCAAGCGAAAAACTAGACGCGTTTATTAGCGCGGTTAGAGAGAGTACAGAGATCATTGAAATTGTTAGAACAGGTGTTGCTGGTATTGCTCGAGGTGAGCGCGCACTGCGCCAATAA
- a CDS encoding retropepsin-like aspartic protease — protein sequence MMIKRLACHIAGLVVLMCSNAWAADEVVVPFSFAESGHLVIEVSFNGMPPAAMLIDTAAGISLLDKRAAKELGVAINSRPMRVKLAGLGAKRQKMNDLDVIDIEIGMAVFASPQFYTTDLHHIRKIKSNEPLVGILGTDFLVKHNGIVNYVDQTLTLQW from the coding sequence ATGATGATAAAGCGTCTAGCATGCCATATTGCCGGTCTCGTTGTGTTGATGTGCTCAAACGCTTGGGCTGCGGACGAAGTCGTAGTGCCTTTTTCGTTTGCTGAAAGTGGTCACCTAGTGATTGAAGTTTCTTTTAACGGCATGCCTCCTGCCGCAATGCTCATTGATACTGCAGCGGGTATCTCGCTATTAGACAAAAGAGCCGCAAAAGAGTTAGGCGTTGCGATTAATTCTAGACCGATGCGCGTCAAGCTCGCAGGTTTGGGTGCTAAACGCCAAAAGATGAATGATTTAGATGTCATCGATATTGAGATCGGAATGGCCGTTTTTGCCTCCCCTCAGTTCTACACCACTGATTTACACCATATCCGAAAAATTAAATCGAATGAGCCTTTGGTGGGAATTCTCGGTACAGATTTTTTGGTGAAGCACAATGGCATTGTTAACTATGTCGACCAAACATTAACGCTTCAATGGTAA
- a CDS encoding DUF3012 domain-containing protein, whose protein sequence is MKLWSLFVKYILSIVLVSSVALLSACSPKVGSEDWCTALEEKPKGDWTANEGGDYAKYCVFGAEPE, encoded by the coding sequence ATGAAATTGTGGAGTCTTTTCGTGAAATATATCTTATCTATAGTTCTTGTTAGCTCGGTCGCGCTTCTTTCTGCCTGTAGCCCTAAAGTGGGTTCGGAAGATTGGTGTACTGCATTGGAAGAAAAACCAAAGGGTGATTGGACGGCAAACGAGGGTGGGGACTATGCTAAATATTGTGTATTTGGAGCAGAGCCCGAATAA
- a CDS encoding YbaY family lipoprotein, with translation MKAIWIAIAAVVVSIAGCTPVPTSEADLHGAWLTERNGIEEGFVLHAGGHMSLIGIASMQGVAWSFDPQTQKLSLSTNTERYPEPQGSMIDVESITDGQLTLTGTDYFAGTYRNADSEVSIISGEVLYRERIAMPPESVVRVTLEDVSLADAPSTLVANTTILMGNRQVPVPFVLAVKKSKVDARHRYSIRATISANNQLQFTTTRHYGVNPMQPSSHSVMLQKVSPAKQVQTSQDMVFKGQLPSATNVVQQTLILKPDNTYRLASSFEGKPDIPAEFGSWKKVGPQLILGQGDGKSRQYRWLDSGDLEQLNQQAQPIKSDVSYVLSRVSTSDISEPSELVLTGDYRYMADAAIFQECASGKRFPVAQDQGGLAMEQEYSKKRSAPGEPLKVTLVAKIEPMPPMEGETWIDTLVISNVKHVFEQADATCD, from the coding sequence ATGAAAGCAATTTGGATTGCTATTGCGGCTGTCGTCGTATCTATCGCAGGCTGTACGCCTGTTCCCACGTCTGAGGCTGATCTTCATGGTGCTTGGTTAACTGAACGCAACGGCATTGAAGAAGGCTTTGTATTGCACGCTGGCGGTCATATGAGCCTGATCGGTATTGCGAGTATGCAAGGAGTTGCATGGAGCTTTGACCCGCAAACACAAAAACTATCCCTGTCTACCAACACTGAACGTTATCCTGAACCCCAAGGAAGCATGATTGATGTGGAGTCCATTACAGACGGTCAGCTTACATTAACGGGCACTGACTACTTTGCCGGTACTTATCGCAATGCCGACAGCGAAGTTTCTATTATTAGCGGCGAAGTGCTTTACCGAGAGCGTATAGCCATGCCTCCTGAATCAGTTGTTCGAGTGACGCTAGAGGATGTTTCGCTCGCAGATGCGCCATCAACTCTAGTGGCAAATACCACTATTTTGATGGGTAATCGACAAGTTCCGGTCCCTTTTGTGTTGGCGGTAAAAAAATCAAAGGTAGACGCACGCCACAGGTATTCGATTCGGGCTACGATTAGTGCAAATAACCAACTGCAATTCACTACTACGCGTCACTATGGTGTGAATCCTATGCAGCCCAGTAGCCACTCAGTGATGTTGCAAAAAGTATCTCCTGCAAAACAGGTTCAAACATCACAAGATATGGTATTCAAAGGGCAATTGCCGAGTGCAACCAATGTGGTACAACAAACACTGATATTAAAGCCTGACAATACCTACCGGCTGGCGAGCTCGTTCGAGGGAAAGCCTGATATTCCGGCAGAATTTGGCAGTTGGAAGAAAGTCGGCCCACAATTGATTTTGGGGCAGGGCGACGGTAAATCTCGCCAATACCGATGGTTGGATTCTGGCGATTTGGAGCAGCTAAATCAGCAAGCGCAACCGATTAAATCGGATGTGTCGTATGTGTTGTCGCGAGTTTCAACCTCTGATATCTCAGAGCCTTCGGAACTTGTCCTTACCGGAGACTATCGCTACATGGCTGATGCGGCAATATTTCAGGAATGTGCATCGGGGAAACGCTTTCCTGTTGCTCAAGATCAAGGAGGTTTGGCAATGGAGCAGGAGTATTCTAAGAAACGTTCCGCGCCAGGAGAGCCTTTAAAAGTGACATTGGTGGCAAAAATCGAGCCTATGCCGCCGATGGAAGGCGAAACATGGATAGATACTTTGGTGATTTCAAATGTGAAGCATGTATTCGAGCAAGCAGATGCAACCTGCGACTGA